The Maniola jurtina chromosome 1, ilManJurt1.1, whole genome shotgun sequence genome has a window encoding:
- the LOC123868040 gene encoding uncharacterized protein LOC123868040, which translates to MNAGDESQPGPSGLQNQPQLQILTSQRGKRLLLRAGHKYNEKRNNKDGTTTWYCIKRTTCKAALVTSTDNSIKREDIHNCEPDFASNELEIQLGKCIDKITSDYTIPVPSAYRETVSKLKDSGINLIKKIPDFVNVKNKLYKKRNKSLDVPKVCFKSPSEIIVSEKFKNFVLADYNYKSNRILVFANENCRTILSRSNLTILCDGTFKCCLRPFQQLYTVHVDLGSNEMYNNIMPVVYALLPSKTKNIYNTLFNLIKSQIPQFNPKLFVLDFEQAALSAITETFPETQISGCHFHFSKSLWQRADNLGLTKFKLARKHIKRCSVLAHLPKEDVESGWLYIMSQCPRTPNIVSFNDYFVETWLSEESFFFNKWNCYNTQHRTTNMIESWHSTINKKIPAKPKSIAQFLTILQKEDDYFNVLYQKGSNITKKLKETQEIDENIYTTINEYKQGKINIDLCIERLVL; encoded by the exons atGAATGCAG GCGATGAATCACAACCAGGGCCATCTGGCTTACAAAATCAACCCCAATTACAAATATTGACATCACAAAGGGGTAAGCGATTGCTTCTTCGCGCGGGGCATAAATACAAcgaaaaaagaaataataaagatGGTACTACCACTTGGTACTGTATAAAAAGGACCACGTGCAAGGCGGCACTAGTTACTTCTACTGACAACTCAATTAAAAGAGAGGATATACACAATTGTGAGCCTGATTTCGCATCCAACGAATTAGAAATACAACTTGGAAAGTGTATTGATAAAATTACATCGGACTATACTATTCCAGTGCCGAGTGCTTATAGAGAAACTGTATCAAAACTTAAAGACAGTGGaattaatttgattaaaaaaatacctgactttgtgaatgttaaaaataagctttataaaaagagaaataaatCATTGGACGTCCCAAAAGTCTGTTTTAAATCCCCAAGTGAAATTATTGTttctgaaaaatttaaaaattttgtattagctgattataattataaatcaaaCAGAATTCTAGTTTTTGCTAATGAAAATTGTAGAACAATATTATCTCGCTCAAATTTGACTATTTTATGTGATGGAACCTTCAAATGTTGTTTAAGGCCTTTTCAACAATTGTACACCGTGCATGTTGATTTAGGAAGCAATGAGATGtataacaatattatgccagtggtatatgCCTTGCTGccaagtaaaacaaaaaatatctataaCACTTTGTTTAACCTTATCAAAAGCCAAATCCCTCAATTTAATCCAAAATTATTTGTACTAGACTTTGAGCAAGCAGCATTGTCCGCAATTACAGAAACATTCCCTGAAACACAAATAAGTGGttgtcattttcatttttcgaaaagTTTGTGGCAAAGAGCTGACAATTTAGGCCTAACCAAATTTAAATTAGCCAGAAAACATATAAAACGTTGCTCTGTTTTGGCGCATCTACCTAAAGAAGATGTAGAAAGTGGTTGGTTGTATATAATGTCACAATGTCCAAGAACTCCAAATATAGTCTCATTCAATGattattttgtagaaacgtgGTTAAGTGaagaatcatttttttttaataaatggaaCTGCTACAATACACAACATCGTACAACCAATATGATTGAAAGTTGGCATTCtactattaacaaaaaaataccaGCCAAACCCAAAAGTATAGCacaatttttaacaatattacaaaaagaagatgattattttaatgtattataCCAAAAAGGGTCTAACATAACCAAAAAACTTAAAGAAACACAAGAAATTGATGAAAATATATATACTACCATTAATGAATATAAACAAgggaaaataaatatagatctCTGTATCGAACgacttgttttataa